Proteins found in one Lonchura striata isolate bLonStr1 chromosome 25, bLonStr1.mat, whole genome shotgun sequence genomic segment:
- the HAP1 gene encoding huntingtin-associated protein 1 isoform X1 produces the protein MEIWSSPAAYDELNGNAERGGGADPIARELEEVLCAERVVRITKTYHDIDAVTNLLDEKERDLELAARIGQSLLKQNRSLTERNELLEEQLELAKEEIAQLRHEVSMRDDLLHFYTTTEESEPTTTTSTPLRRNESSLSLQQYFQYDTLQQKLKCLEEENQKLRMEATNIATETCQYEDQEQQLMIDCVEQFSEASQRVVQLSEELAHRAEDAARQQEEITQLLAQVADLQQKCRTYGSEVEELQQHLSAAREVQQQLRMELRDLQEKYAECGGMLQEAREEVKSLRSRSLPNSTVSRYSAASLLPVDSLAAEIKGMMRKRTDSSSSDYKSYQRVFETVKAVNQAAKAKSCSESPHHVPGSKQLSTAHSGGATTPHTNCSGSEGARRAAGASEEPRAAPGRRDLEAAVQRLSLRQQSHVSEERSFFEAERERKLRRLRDGASSSGFLSPEGSVVSTGTNYSGGSELTAGSSFSLGSLAYLPDKLQIVKPLEGSVTLHHWQQLAQPNLGGILVPRPGVLTKDFRQLDIDLEEVYSLNDLEEDDVDASSFQLLPTSTPAKAKERPRVFLSVNNLPQTPSTFTITTCHILHPTTAITTVTPSLYHAVVPSCGPFEGLSLGSPPPEQAPPTLALGPGPPSTPLGLFRLLLGRDSHLAPGTGSRWAPSLHSRDPQHSEPQPSPVPRGQDGPRSSSFSCNLVEKLQRLGLDKVVARGEMSCARPGAPRSDAAAEPPGSG, from the exons ATGGAGATCTGGAGCAGCCCCGCCGCCTACGATGAGTTGAACGGGAAcgcggagcgcggcggcggcgcggacCCCATCGCCCGGGAGCTGGAGGAAG TCCTGTGTGCTGAGCGGGTGGTCAGGATCACGAAGACCTACCACGATATTGACGCCGTCACCAACCTGCTGGATGAG AAAGAGCGGGACCTGGAGTTAGCAGCACGCATTGGGCAGTCCCTGTTGAAGCAGAACCGGAGCCTGACTGAGCGCAATGagctcctggaggagcagctggaattgGCCAAAGAGGAG ATTGCGCAGCTGCGCCATGAGGTCTCCATGCGGGATGACCTTCTCCACTTCTACACCACCACGGAGGAGAGCGagcccaccaccaccacctccacCCC gctgcgCAGGAACGAGTCCTCGCTGTCCTTGCAGCAGTACTTCCAGTACGACACTTTGCAGCAGAAACTCAAGTGCCTGGAGGAGGAGAACCAGAAGCTCCGTATGGAG GCCACCAACATCGCCACTGAGACCTGTCAGTACGAggaccaggagcagcagctgatgaTCGACTGCGTGGAGCAGTTTT CCGAGGCGAGCCAGCGGGTCGTTCAGCTGTCGGAGGAGCTGGCGCACAGGGCGGAGGACGCGGCGCGGCAGCAGGAGGAGATCACGCAGCTCCTGGCGCAGGTGGCGGACCTGCAGCAGAAATGTCGCACG TACGGCTCCGAGGTGgaggagctccagcagcacctgagCGCGGCCAgggaggtgcagcagcagctgcggATGGAG CTGCGGGATCTGCAGGAGAAGTACGCGGAGTGCGGCgggatgctgcaggaggccCGGGAGGAGGTGAAGAGCCTGCGGAGCCGCAGCCTGCCCAACAGCACCGTCAGCCGCTACAGCGCGGCCAGCCTCCTGCCCGTG GACTCGCTGGCGGCTGAGATCAAGGGCAtgatgaggaagaggacagaCAGCTCCTCCTCAGACTACAA GAGCTACCAGCGCGTCTTCGAGACCGTGAAGGCCGTGAACCAGGCAGCCAAAGCCAAGTCCTGCTCTGAGTCTCCCCACCATGTTCCCGGCTCCAAGCAGTTGTCCACTGCCCACTCGGGTGGGGCCACCACCCCCCACACCAACTGCTCTGGCTCGGAGGGTGCCCG CAGGGCCGCGGGGGCCAGCGAGGAGccgcgggcagccccgggccggcgggACCTGGAGGCGGCGGTGCAGCGGCTGTCGCTGCGGCAGCAGAGCCACGTCTCCGAGGAGCGCTCCTTCTTCGAGGCCGAGCGGGAGCGCAAACTGCGGCGGCTGAGAGACGGGGCGAGCTCCAGCGGCTTCCTCAGCCCCGAGGGCAGCGTCGTCTCCACTGGGACCAACTACTCGGGGGGCTCGGAGCTCACCGCTGGCTCCAGCTTCTCCCTGGGCTCCCTCGCCTACCTACCCGACAAACTGCAGATCGTGAAGCCGCTGGaag GCTCTGTGACACTCCACcactggcagcagctggcacagcccaacCTGGGTGGCATCCTGGTGCCCCGGCCCGGGGTGCTCACCAAAGACTTCAGGCAGCTGGACATTGACCTGGAGGAGGTCTACAGCCTCAATGACCTGGAGGAGGATGATGTGGACGccagctccttccagctgctccctaCCTCAACACCCGCCAAAGCCAAGGAGCGCCCCAGGG TGTTCCTCTCTGTTAACAACCTCCCCCAGACCCCGTCTACCTTCACCATCACCACCTGCCACATCCTCCACCCCACCACTGCGATCACCACGGTGACACCCAG TCTGTATCATGCCGTCGTGCCTTCTTGTGGGCCCTTTGAGGGGCTGAGCCTCGGCAGCCCCCCACCAGAACAGGCTCCCCCCACGCTGGCGCTTGGCCCTGGACCCCCGAGCACCCCCCTGGGACTCTTCAGGCTCTTGCTGGGGCGAGATTCTCACTTGGCACCAGGGACTGGATCACGGTGGGCCCCCTCACTCCACTCCCGGGACCCTCAGCATTCTGAGCCACAGCCctcccctgtgcccaggggtcaGGATggacccaggagcagcagcttcagctgcAACCTGGTGGAGAAGTTGCAGCGCCTGGGGCTGGACAAGGTGGTGGCCAGAGGGGAGATGTCCTGTGCCCGGCCTGGGGCACCCAGAAGTGACgctgctgcagagcccccaGGCTCAGGATGA
- the HAP1 gene encoding huntingtin-associated protein 1 isoform X2, with the protein MEIWSSPAAYDELNGNAERGGGADPIARELEEVLCAERVVRITKTYHDIDAVTNLLDEKERDLELAARIGQSLLKQNRSLTERNELLEEQLELAKEEIAQLRHEVSMRDDLLHFYTTTEESEPTTTTSTPLRRNESSLSLQQYFQYDTLQQKLKCLEEENQKLRMEATNIATETCQYEDQEQQLMIDCVEQFSEASQRVVQLSEELAHRAEDAARQQEEITQLLAQVADLQQKCRTYGSEVEELQQHLSAAREVQQQLRMELRDLQEKYAECGGMLQEAREEVKSLRSRSLPNSTVSRYSAASLLPVDSLAAEIKGMMRKRTDSSSSDYKSYQRVFETVKAVNQAAKAKSCSESPHHVPGSKQLSTAHSGGATTPHTNCSGSEGARAAGASEEPRAAPGRRDLEAAVQRLSLRQQSHVSEERSFFEAERERKLRRLRDGASSSGFLSPEGSVVSTGTNYSGGSELTAGSSFSLGSLAYLPDKLQIVKPLEGSVTLHHWQQLAQPNLGGILVPRPGVLTKDFRQLDIDLEEVYSLNDLEEDDVDASSFQLLPTSTPAKAKERPRVFLSVNNLPQTPSTFTITTCHILHPTTAITTVTPSLYHAVVPSCGPFEGLSLGSPPPEQAPPTLALGPGPPSTPLGLFRLLLGRDSHLAPGTGSRWAPSLHSRDPQHSEPQPSPVPRGQDGPRSSSFSCNLVEKLQRLGLDKVVARGEMSCARPGAPRSDAAAEPPGSG; encoded by the exons ATGGAGATCTGGAGCAGCCCCGCCGCCTACGATGAGTTGAACGGGAAcgcggagcgcggcggcggcgcggacCCCATCGCCCGGGAGCTGGAGGAAG TCCTGTGTGCTGAGCGGGTGGTCAGGATCACGAAGACCTACCACGATATTGACGCCGTCACCAACCTGCTGGATGAG AAAGAGCGGGACCTGGAGTTAGCAGCACGCATTGGGCAGTCCCTGTTGAAGCAGAACCGGAGCCTGACTGAGCGCAATGagctcctggaggagcagctggaattgGCCAAAGAGGAG ATTGCGCAGCTGCGCCATGAGGTCTCCATGCGGGATGACCTTCTCCACTTCTACACCACCACGGAGGAGAGCGagcccaccaccaccacctccacCCC gctgcgCAGGAACGAGTCCTCGCTGTCCTTGCAGCAGTACTTCCAGTACGACACTTTGCAGCAGAAACTCAAGTGCCTGGAGGAGGAGAACCAGAAGCTCCGTATGGAG GCCACCAACATCGCCACTGAGACCTGTCAGTACGAggaccaggagcagcagctgatgaTCGACTGCGTGGAGCAGTTTT CCGAGGCGAGCCAGCGGGTCGTTCAGCTGTCGGAGGAGCTGGCGCACAGGGCGGAGGACGCGGCGCGGCAGCAGGAGGAGATCACGCAGCTCCTGGCGCAGGTGGCGGACCTGCAGCAGAAATGTCGCACG TACGGCTCCGAGGTGgaggagctccagcagcacctgagCGCGGCCAgggaggtgcagcagcagctgcggATGGAG CTGCGGGATCTGCAGGAGAAGTACGCGGAGTGCGGCgggatgctgcaggaggccCGGGAGGAGGTGAAGAGCCTGCGGAGCCGCAGCCTGCCCAACAGCACCGTCAGCCGCTACAGCGCGGCCAGCCTCCTGCCCGTG GACTCGCTGGCGGCTGAGATCAAGGGCAtgatgaggaagaggacagaCAGCTCCTCCTCAGACTACAA GAGCTACCAGCGCGTCTTCGAGACCGTGAAGGCCGTGAACCAGGCAGCCAAAGCCAAGTCCTGCTCTGAGTCTCCCCACCATGTTCCCGGCTCCAAGCAGTTGTCCACTGCCCACTCGGGTGGGGCCACCACCCCCCACACCAACTGCTCTGGCTCGGAGGGTGCCCG GGCCGCGGGGGCCAGCGAGGAGccgcgggcagccccgggccggcgggACCTGGAGGCGGCGGTGCAGCGGCTGTCGCTGCGGCAGCAGAGCCACGTCTCCGAGGAGCGCTCCTTCTTCGAGGCCGAGCGGGAGCGCAAACTGCGGCGGCTGAGAGACGGGGCGAGCTCCAGCGGCTTCCTCAGCCCCGAGGGCAGCGTCGTCTCCACTGGGACCAACTACTCGGGGGGCTCGGAGCTCACCGCTGGCTCCAGCTTCTCCCTGGGCTCCCTCGCCTACCTACCCGACAAACTGCAGATCGTGAAGCCGCTGGaag GCTCTGTGACACTCCACcactggcagcagctggcacagcccaacCTGGGTGGCATCCTGGTGCCCCGGCCCGGGGTGCTCACCAAAGACTTCAGGCAGCTGGACATTGACCTGGAGGAGGTCTACAGCCTCAATGACCTGGAGGAGGATGATGTGGACGccagctccttccagctgctccctaCCTCAACACCCGCCAAAGCCAAGGAGCGCCCCAGGG TGTTCCTCTCTGTTAACAACCTCCCCCAGACCCCGTCTACCTTCACCATCACCACCTGCCACATCCTCCACCCCACCACTGCGATCACCACGGTGACACCCAG TCTGTATCATGCCGTCGTGCCTTCTTGTGGGCCCTTTGAGGGGCTGAGCCTCGGCAGCCCCCCACCAGAACAGGCTCCCCCCACGCTGGCGCTTGGCCCTGGACCCCCGAGCACCCCCCTGGGACTCTTCAGGCTCTTGCTGGGGCGAGATTCTCACTTGGCACCAGGGACTGGATCACGGTGGGCCCCCTCACTCCACTCCCGGGACCCTCAGCATTCTGAGCCACAGCCctcccctgtgcccaggggtcaGGATggacccaggagcagcagcttcagctgcAACCTGGTGGAGAAGTTGCAGCGCCTGGGGCTGGACAAGGTGGTGGCCAGAGGGGAGATGTCCTGTGCCCGGCCTGGGGCACCCAGAAGTGACgctgctgcagagcccccaGGCTCAGGATGA
- the LOC110471924 gene encoding LOW QUALITY PROTEIN: gastrin/cholecystokinin-like peptide (The sequence of the model RefSeq protein was modified relative to this genomic sequence to represent the inferred CDS: inserted 2 bases in 1 codon): protein MSQSRGCSCPTSPPVXSLSTAMKVPLCLGLLLALTVATCRCRPPVEGPAALGDPPQHPPSLARRDWPPYLSQEQQHLLAQFLPHVLTELNKHKGFVREDEGMEALHDHYYPDWMDFGRRSAEDQAGAA from the exons ATGTCCCagtccaggggctgcagctgccccaccTCCCCTCCCGT CAGTCTCTCCACAGCCATGAAGGTGCCGCTGTGCCTCGGGCTCCTCCTCGCCCTCACCGTGGCCACCTGCCGCTGCCGGCCCCCGGTGGAGGGGCCCGCTGCCTTGGGGGaccccccccagcaccccccgAGCCTGGCCCGGCGGGACTGGCCCCCGTACCtgtcccaggagcagcagcacctcctggCCCAGTTCCTGCCCCACGTCCTCACAG AGCTGAACAAGCACAAGGGCTTTGTGCGTGAGGATGAGGGGATGGAGGCTTTGCACGACCACTACTACCCCGACTGGATGGACTTCGGCCGCCGCAGCGCTGAGGACCAGGCTGGAGCTGCGTAG
- the EIF1 gene encoding eukaryotic translation initiation factor 1, with the protein MSAIQNLQPFDPFADASKGDDLLPAGTEDYIHIRIQQRNGRKTLTTVQGIADDYDKKKLVKAFKKKFACNGTVIEHPEYGEVIQLQGDQRKNICQFLVEIGLAKDDQLKVHGF; encoded by the exons ATGTCCGCTATCCAGAACCTCCAGCCCTTCG ACCCCTTTGCGGATGCAAGTAAGGGTGATGACCTGCTCCCGGCCGGCACTGAGGACTACATCCATATAAGGATCCAGCAGCGCAACGGCAGGAAGACCCTTACCACAGTCCAGGGCATCGCGGATGACTACGATAAAAAGAAACTGGTGAAGGCCTTCAAGAAG AAATTTGCCTGCAATGGTACTGTAATTGAGCACCCCGAGTATGGAGAAGTGATTCAGTTGCAGGGTGACCAGCGCAAGAATATCTGCCAGTTCCTTGTGGAG ATTGGACTGGCTAAGGACGACCAGCTGAAAGTCCACGGGTTTTAA